Below is a genomic region from Asterias amurensis chromosome 4, ASM3211899v1.
ctcggtggtctagtgatatgacatctgctctagcaatacaAAGTTCTCCGACTTGAACCTTACTCGAGTGATATATCTTTGGATTTATTTCCACAGAGTTCTGGAAAGttctgagtatgcagtgcttaatacacagtggtgtaagggtaaaaaccaaattataatAAGAGAGAAGTTGAGACCTTCCAGGCTTTCTGAGTTCCtgaaaggcagggtatacttctggtacttgtcaaagaccagtatcatcacttggtgtatcccaatatatgctGAGCtgaatttgtcatcaaagttgcacaaaattttgtgcgttcagatgcctgagaaggGCTTCATTAGTTCAACGATgtcgtttctgacaatgttttataatatcaacatatcataaccaagtacgtttttaaggtcattaatttttggagtaatagCCAAATGTCCCCTCTCCCTTAAGATATTCTTCTTGGTTTTTAAAACTTAACATCCATTTTGTATTCTGAATCTAGAAGTATATAGGATGAAAGCCAAGGCCATGAGGAAAGTTGGTCCGATGATGAGTCAGCCGCCAAATGTTCCCTTCAACTCTCACTATTCCTCTCCATCCCCTCCAAACAACTCTCAAGGTTTCGACCACGGTCAACCACACCAGCATCCGCCATTCATCCGCCCCTTGATGCAACACGACAAACAGAGTCCAAGATCAACTTCTCCCTATCAGTAAGTCAATCAAGTAGAAGTAAAGTCTGTCCCGAGCCAATATGGCTCACCGGGCTGGTGTTTATATCTGGTTTCATTACCTTAATCCGCAGGTCGCAGGTTCACATTCCGCTTtagtcaattttctttgttctatTCAGAATTTCTTGTAATTCGCAGTAGAGTATATTAATATAGGTCACTATATAAATGGGTCACTATATTAGAAAATCcatattatttcaaaacattttggaTAATAACTTATCCTGTACTTTTAGGCCTGAAGTTTCGTCTTCAAATTTTCATTTCGCTGAGGGcacttttattttatacatttttaaaaaggccccaaggtcaagaccagggtaacgaaggcaattgcctcggTGTAATTTCTGTAACCTAACGAAgcaattcaaattaattttaacctttcctcccccccccccctgaaactattttttttcaggaaagGTAAAGGAAATGGTCGCTGTAATCACACGATGCACAACTCCTATCCAAATAGTATGGTTCAAGAAGAGTATGATGAGAAGAGAGCATTAGAAGAATCTCTTGCTCTCTTTGAACTTCAAGAGAGAGACTCCAACTCATTTCCTGCTCTTCCGGTAAGTCTGGAAGATGTTCCTTTCTGTCAGTAGGGGCTGATTTcatgtattgttttgttaacattgtCTCTCCGTATTGAACATCTCTTtagattgatttggcgcattacaaatgTCTATTTTTATGATTGTTATTATGAGGCCTTTTTCTCTCTGGTTGTTTTCAGGGACATCAGTCTGGTCGCATCAACTTGGCAAGTCCAGTTAACCTGTGGGATAAATTCAGAAAGGAAGGCAGGAAAAGTGTCTCTCCCATCCAGAGAATGAACACACCGTCTCCCGTTGCCATGTTTGATGGTAAGGAGTTATCTTttgaagtttttatttatttaatcgcCCTCTCCATCCAGactccataagcctttttgaggtatggcgggtGTGATACgcctgatgccacgctcaccatgttggtggtcattaggtttctGTGTAAACGTCGCCTAAAGCGTCGCCTATAATGCCCACTTCACTAAATAgcatacgttctatttctatggtcaatacgcacaaatgtaccacaactttacagtgttgttgcattgtgtccgccatacctcaaaaaggcttattccCTTGAAGATGTTTTACAAAAACCCTGATGAAATATCAGCTTGGTGTGTGAATCTTGTGTTTTGTGGACTTTTCACATCGCCTTTAAGTTTGAACTGTCAATTACTTTGACCTTGGAGAAGAATTTATCCAGCAACTGGATCCGTTCATGTGATTTGGGTATTCAGAACATACAGCATGAGTTTtccctatgtttttttttccctcccacgtctaaaactgcaaaaaaaggttacaaatgGTTGTTCATGTTCTCTCATGTTGACCGTAGCAGAGTTTTACTTATGAAGGAAGGCTTTGAAAAACTCAAAGATTAAccatttcttttaaaattatttcaataataatactaataaataATGCTTAGAAAGCATCAATGGATCCCAAGCCTCTGTACGAAATTAAAATAGTAACAAACAACAGGCAGAAATAATCAAAGAGCATTTTGTTATtggtcttttcttttttaaaggaagaGGAAATTTTGGAGGTGAGAACATCCAGGGAAGATTTCAAGACATGTCTCTTCATGATAATGGTAATAATATGAATGTATGAATCACAAGAAAGTTGCGGGCTCGATATTTTTTCAACTAAAGTCGgatttccgatttttttttccctcagAAAAATTTGGAAAATGGTGATAACATAGCTTGAAAAATCCATTGAACCatcagaaaaaaataagaaaaatggTGATTAAATAACCTAAACAAATGGTGAAATCATACAGGAACAAGTTTTGGTCAGCCCTTGCGCTTAAACAAATGTTGTACTACTATTTTTCAAGGACCAAATGCCATGCCTGAAGTTGGTATTTAAAAGTCATGTTGAGTCATTATTTAAGAGCAATGCTATGCAAACTTTCTTCTTTTTgatgtgtcatggctgagcctTTTTGCACGAGTACCAGTCCTTggtacaatttcataaagctgcttaagcacaaacagtagccaagcacagcaaaattatgTTTACAGGCAAAACAAccatatcacatgtacaatttgtgactggtttcctgctcatttctgctgagttgagcggtattttctgcttaagcagctctatgaaatccacccccttatcttgatacttgtgtccttattTAGCAAGACTCCCTTCCCTCCTAGTAGATGCATGATTCAGTCTCCCAACATCAAGGATgtttgtaatagatgttaaatttgcatcggggataaagaatattgattttgtttattttacccatacaccgatgtgtgttagcactgtatactcagtactttcccgagtcctgtgaaaaaatatcacaggcatgttactcgggtgggattcaaacccacgacccttgcaattctagagcagtgtcttaccaactagactaccgaggcagttcgaatcctatgttttggcagcgggtaccgcaacgatataatagatgttaaatttgcatcgggttaaagaatatttattttggttttttacccatacaccgatgtgtgttagcactgtaaactcagtactttcccgagtcctgtgaaaaaatatcacaggcatgttactcgggtgggatttgaaggatgtttgtgtttttcatttatAAGTGATTCAGGAATTGGCAATTATTCAAGTTGTATCATCAATGTTTTGGCAAGACTGTTTCCAACTTGCAAGATCCGATCATGAAAAGAAGAAATATGATTCATGTATGTATTCCTCAGAGATATCGCTTGTGAAATTCTGGAAACTTCTTGaaattgttgtgttttatttttccctCAGGAAGAGGTGATGGGCAAGGCGCACCTAATTCAGGAAGGGTATGTCATCATTCATCAATATCTTATTTTCACATAAATAATACGGCTTTTTATTGTTTGTTCAGCTGATTTGCCCAGCCACTGTCACTTTCTAAGTAAAGTTGTCAAGCATAACTGCCTtgtcagaactgagaagtctcccaaattcaaAGAATTTCCTCCGCGGTATTAGCAGGGTAGTAGAatgtaaagcaagacaagttctcaaaagaacataatctacctggcaagtagatacacatagtgttactgcaaaccaaatatatattcgCAACTGCCTTGCTAAAGATAAGGGAGGCATATCTAGAGAGCGTTATAGATGATGCAGTGATTCTCTAACAGCCTTACTTATAAGTGATAATGGCTGGGAAGAGTGGGTGTTCTATGGTCTGTAAAATAACCTATTTGCCCAGACACCATCACTTGTTGGGCTGTCAAGCATTTTGTCTTTCTCTCCTCAAGCACCATGAGCGCCTTCTTtaggcggataccggcgctccACTAagtgttctttattattattatattattattaccatctCATGCTCACTATACTATATAGCTCATGATACTATCATGCTGTTTGAAACTtcaagaccacaccggctcttttcagaatgAACACTCCACCAAAAAAAGATTTACACACGGTTGTACCTGTTTACTGTTACTGCAAGTTTACTAGTCATAGTTACTTTGTATAACATTTCATTTGTTCCTTTCTTCAGAATCATTTCAGCAGGGACAACTTCCACACCAATCAGCAACGGGAGAACACAGCTACCCCCCATGACTACTCCCCTAACGCTCCAAAGTGGCATTCTTCCAACTCCACTCTAAGCACCAGTGGGAGTAATGCCTGCCACTCGGCCGGTAACACCCCATCCCCGCCATCGGTTCCCATGATGCCTGGCTACAATGCAGGAGTGCCTATTGGGATACCACTCTACCCGATGGTCATTCCATGTTAGTATCAGGAAGGATCTTGGGTTTGTTGGGCCATATTCAAATTAGCGActatgactgttgctaagggtgttgctaaggaagtTCTACACTTCCACACACGATGACGCagaaatctagctgtagctgtagctgaTGCAACCAATTCAAACATTGTCTCACCCATACACCAATCTGTATTAAGCACTGGAAACTAAgaactttcctgagtcctgtgaaaaaaaaaaaatccactggcatacttgggtttgaatcctgtaaTGAAGCCCATTTGAATTTCATTGAATTTAGGTTCAGCTTTCAGTATCAGTTAgggtttaatttttgtattagtTGTTGGTTTTAACTTGCTACAAATAAACAGAAAAGTTGATTGATACATGAAATTATTTCTTAGAAAGATCAGTGCCACAATCACTTTTCTATCCACAAAAAACTTGTGTTTACAGCAGATTGTCTAGTTTGATACAAAATTGTTAGTTTGTGCCAATCACCaaagttatttatattttgtgtttttgttgttataaaTCTTTTCAGTGACTGATAATTTGACTGGACCTGTCAATGCTTCTGCCACAGCCTCCAGAGACCCAAATGGCTACGATCTTCCTTTATCAGGTATTGATCCAAACTGATCTTCCTTTATCAGGTATTGATCCAAACTGATCTTCCTTTATCAGGTATTGATCCAAACTGATCTTCCTTTATCAGGTATTGATCCAAACTGATCTTCCTTTATCAGGTATTGATCCAAAATTATCTTCCTTTTATCAGGTATTGATTCAAACTGATCTTCCTTTATCGGGTATTGATCCAAACTGATCTCCCTTTATCAGGTATTGATCCAAACTGCTCTTTATAAAGTAGAACTTGACATTGATGAAGCAACAgaaaatttatttattgatttattgagaCAGGGTAGCCTTATCGGTATTACAACTGGTTTTCCTAAGGGCCCTGTGTACAAACAGTAAAAGTGaaatggccgagcggtttagagtatcaaattcaagttctggtggtttagtcCTCTgggtgttggttcgaatccaagCCATGatatttgtgtccttgagcaagacacttcattaAAATTGTTTCTCTTCACCCATAAAAGGGTaatgcaagggtagaggttgatattgtctTCGAAAATCCTTTGGAACGCCACGGCATCTGAACAAGATTGCAGGAATGTATTGGCCtgatgaccagggcactaatgtaaagtgcattgatacatTCCTGTAAAGAGCactataagaactagttattattattattattaatattaatagtaTTGCTTCAATGGAAGAAATCTGATATCTAAAGAAGATTTAAATGTTTACTGAGTTGACTTTTGGGTAGAATAAAAGTTTTTAGTCAAAGCTTTCAAACTGATTTTCAAActgattttcattttgattctttTCTTACAGATGTATCTACTATGCGCTACTATTACAACCTTGGGATTGAGGTAAggattttcaacaaaactggTCAAAGTCTCGGTAACATTTCATTTAAGTTTAACTCAATTCAATGTTACTTTTATTTCTGCACTCACAATAAGAAAAGGCAAAGAACCATTTGGACATTTTTAGTTTTACAATACAAGCAAAGAGTAATTAGAACCAATGAAAAtggtttggtaactactcaagaaaattgttagcataaaaacttacttggtaacgagaaacgAAGAGCtgataatagtataaaacattgtgagaaacggctccctatgaagagcgctttttttttttttagaaagaggtaatttcttgcTTTAACAATAAAAGGTTAAGGTCTGAGGTCTTTGAATACATCAGCCTGCCACTTAgtgtacaaattatttaaattatggTTCTCCGTCGAAAAAATATTTCTCTCAAGTTCATTAGGCTGTGGTTCTTTACAAACTATCCTCTGTACAGTATCACCATCGCCTCTACCTCTTCCAAATACAACAGtggcaacaacagcagcagcagcagagtCAGCAACAGCACCAGCAACAGCAGCTCCCTATGCAGCAGTCACCTGACCACCCTCCCTGCGCCATGGTGTCACAGACTCCGCACCAACAGCCAGCCCAACAGCATGTGATGCAGACTTCAGTCACCACACATTACTCCCCGGAGGGTCCTGTTTCTGTTGGTGGTAATGCTTCTGAGGAGGAGGTGGATGAAGGTATGCAACAGAGAGTATGCACCTCCAACGGTAAGCAGCTTACTAACTAACTCATCTTGCACTTAAAGGGCGGGTATACTTATTGAGTTTTTATGTGGCTTATTTTGTGTTTGTAGCCTAATTTGTTACCTATAAAGTAATAAGTTTTTCCCATGAAATGTGTTAGTCACATTCAGGCCAACACATAGGGTTGTGCACTAGGCAGATGCACAAACATGCTTCATTAGCCCCATACAAAAAGGCGCAATGGACCCTCCCCTGTTGATTCCCTTATGAGCTAAAATACAATTAATATATTTCAAGCCGCAGGTTTTAGTACAGGTAAACGAGAGTATAAAGAAATGTCTAAGACCGTCCCTGTACATATTCTGCAGCAAgatttaatgttttaaatttttattgtggtgtttctgattgtTTAAACTTTGCTAAAATTGACTGTTAGGTTGTCAACAAGATGTGGCTTTGATTTCCAATCAGCAGTCGACCTTATCTTCACCCTACCTGAAAAACAAAGGAACAGAACGACTGAATGgtgttcaacaacaacaacaacaacaacaacaacagcaacaacatcagcAGCTGCCTTTGCCAATGAACGCTGTATATTTCACTTTCCCGCCACGCACCATTGCTTCAAGCCCTCACGACTCAACTTCAACTCTAGTTCAAGATCAACAATATGTCGATAGACAGATCTCAAGATCTGCTTCACAGCTGAGTTTAGAGggccagcagcagcagcagcaacagcagcagcagcagcagcagcagcagcaatgtGATTCTGATAATGTTGTTCTTTCTGCTGTTAATACCGATTCCGCAGTAGGTAACAGTGCGGCGAGATCTGCAATGACAACCCCCATGAGACTCAGCATGCCGCTGAGAATCCCCACACCACGGTCTGAAGAACACGGCGCCAACGCTCACATTGATAATCGGTCACCCTCTCCATTCCTTCCAGCTTGTCCTCCAGAGATCCGAGTCTCCAGTGCTGCCCGGAGTCTGGTCACCCCAACCCGGCGTAAATCTCCCTTTGATGTTGTTAGCCCGGGAGTATTTCCCATGTCACCCTTCCCAGTTGTTCAAAATACTAACGCTACTATTCACCTTCCTCGTTTGTCTCAAACAGGACCCACCCAGTCGTACTACATTGAGTCCCCCATCCACCAGCACATtgcacagcagcagcagcagcagcagcagcagcagccaaCACTGCAACCCCCACCAGCACCCGTAAACACCTTCTTCAACCCACACGCTAATCCAACGGGCATTCAAACTGAGCCTTACGCACATGTGAATTACCACCCAGCACCACCAGGTAACATTGGCACCTATCAGTACCCAGTGCAAGGTCAGTGGCAACCTGCATTTCCTTATGGTAGCCCAGTGAAGGTACCCACGGTAGCCTATGGGCAAAGCCCTCCTGTCACTTTCATTGCAAACACTGCACCGGCCTCAGCGCCAGCACTTTACATACCTGCAACCCACTAAAGATTATTTAAATTCATGTgtaccttcctccatggttttggCAGTCTCTTTGAGAATTATTGTAATAACTTTGTGTATAAGAACTAATGTTACTTCTCACAAGAACACTCTTTTAGGTTTCACCGGAACTTTTAAAACTTCCCAAGTAATAACAGCGTTGATAAAtatcagacttttatctgagttcagactttttatgtctgTTTGATGAAAAAATGAG
It encodes:
- the LOC139936098 gene encoding uncharacterized protein isoform X2 produces the protein MRRFQRIIEPIDDYLSSVGLYRKVTAKDGSCLFRAVAEQVFHTQALHFKVREACIQYMENNKDRFAPFVEGPFDHHLYKLKNPKEWAGQVEISALSLMYKRDFHVYQEPGMGAFNVTQNGFPDKVVLCFSHGNHYDSVFSRKFQENAAITQAVIYEILYKDVFKLSKQVDEAVDILRCSNKKPRRDSNCSAEGLKERDDRECGIERDGRDRYGRFHEEKRRPPLPYRVAKALDPEIYRNVEFDAWNEERKEQQHQDFLLASGMQYVPGDKCQVFLDDPKKMYNAHIQDVQSCNGPVTVFIEDLGEKHTIPMKNLRPTDPSHRPWSPLSGRHYKNLTGYYHKFTNGVASDSEVYRMKAKAMRKVGPMMSQPPNVPFNSHYSSPSPPNNSQGFDHGQPHQHPPFIRPLMQHDKQSPRSTSPYQKGKGNGRCNHTMHNSYPNSMVQEEYDEKRALEESLALFELQERDSNSFPALPGHQSGRINLASPVNLWDKFRKEGRKSVSPIQRMNTPSPVAMFDGRGNFGGENIQGRFQDMSLHDNGRGDGQGAPNSGRNHFSRDNFHTNQQRENTATPHDYSPNAPKWHSSNSTLSTSGSNACHSAGNTPSPPSVPMMPGYNAGVPIGIPLYPMVIPLTDNLTGPVNASATASRDPNGYDLPLSDVSTMRYYYNLGIEWQQQQQQQSQQQHQQQQLPMQQSPDHPPCAMVSQTPHQQPAQQHVMQTSVTTHYSPEGPVSVGGNASEEEVDEGMQQRVCTSNGCQQDVALISNQQSTLSSPYLKNKGTERLNGVQQQQQQQQQQQQHQQLPLPMNAVYFTFPPRTIASSPHDSTSTLVQDQQYVDRQISRSASQLSLEGQQQQQQQQQQQQQQQQCDSDNVVLSAVNTDSAVGNSAARSAMTTPMRLSMPLRIPTPRSEEHGANAHIDNRSPSPFLPACPPEIRVSSAARSLVTPTRRKSPFDVVSPGVFPMSPFPVVQNTNATIHLPRLSQTGPTQSYYIESPIHQHIAQQQQQQQQQQPTLQPPPAPVNTFFNPHANPTGIQTEPYAHVNYHPAPPGNIGTYQYPVQGQWQPAFPYGSPVKVPTVAYGQSPPVTFIANTAPASAPALYIPATH
- the LOC139936098 gene encoding uncharacterized protein isoform X1; protein product: MRRFQRIIEPIDDYLSSVGLYRKVTAKDGSCLFRAVAEQVFHTQALHFKVREACIQYMENNKDRFAPFVEGPFDHHLYKLKNPKEWAGQVEISALSLMYKRDFHVYQEPGMGAFNVTQNGFPDKVVLCFSHGNHYDSVFSRKFQENAAITQAVIYEILYKDVFKLSKQVDEAVDILRCSNKKPRRDSNCSAEGLKERDDRECGIERDGRDRYGRFHEEKRRPPLPYRVAKALDPEIYRNVEFDAWNEERKEQQHQDFLLASGMQYVPGDKCQVFLDDPKKMYNAHIQDVQSCNGPVTVFIEDLGEKHTIPMKNLRPTDPSHRPWSPLSGRHYKNLTGYYHKFTNGVASDSEVYRMKAKAMRKVGPMMSQPPNVPFNSHYSSPSPPNNSQGFDHGQPHQHPPFIRPLMQHDKQSPRSTSPYQKGKGNGRCNHTMHNSYPNSMVQEEYDEKRALEESLALFELQERDSNSFPALPGHQSGRINLASPVNLWDKFRKEGRKSVSPIQRMNTPSPVAMFDGRGNFGGENIQGRFQDMSLHDNGRGDGQGAPNSGRNHFSRDNFHTNQQRENTATPHDYSPNAPKWHSSNSTLSTSGSNACHSAGNTPSPPSVPMMPGYNAGVPIGIPLYPMVIPLTDNLTGPVNASATASRDPNGYDLPLSDVSTMRYYYNLGIEYHHRLYLFQIQQWQQQQQQQSQQQHQQQQLPMQQSPDHPPCAMVSQTPHQQPAQQHVMQTSVTTHYSPEGPVSVGGNASEEEVDEGMQQRVCTSNGCQQDVALISNQQSTLSSPYLKNKGTERLNGVQQQQQQQQQQQQHQQLPLPMNAVYFTFPPRTIASSPHDSTSTLVQDQQYVDRQISRSASQLSLEGQQQQQQQQQQQQQQQQCDSDNVVLSAVNTDSAVGNSAARSAMTTPMRLSMPLRIPTPRSEEHGANAHIDNRSPSPFLPACPPEIRVSSAARSLVTPTRRKSPFDVVSPGVFPMSPFPVVQNTNATIHLPRLSQTGPTQSYYIESPIHQHIAQQQQQQQQQQPTLQPPPAPVNTFFNPHANPTGIQTEPYAHVNYHPAPPGNIGTYQYPVQGQWQPAFPYGSPVKVPTVAYGQSPPVTFIANTAPASAPALYIPATH
- the LOC139936098 gene encoding UDP-N-acetylglucosamine transferase subunit ALG13-like isoform X3; translation: MRRFQRIIEPIDDYLSSVGLYRKVTAKDGSCLFRAVAEQVFHTQALHFKVREACIQYMENNKDRFAPFVEGPFDHHLYKLKNPKEWAGQVEISALSLMYKRDFHVYQEPGMGAFNVTQNGFPDKVVLCFSHGNHYDSVFSRKFQENAAITQAVIYEILYKDVFKLSKQVDEAVDILRCSNKKPRRDSNCSAEGLKERDDRECGIERDGRDRYGRFHEEKRRPPLPYRVAKALDPEIYRNVEFDAWNEERKEQQHQDFLLASGMQYVPGDKCQVFLDDPKKMYNAHIQDVQSCNGPVTVFIEDLGEKHTIPMKNLRPTDPSHRPWSPLSGRHYKNLTGYYHKFTNGVASDSEVYRMKAKAMRKVGPMMSQPPNVPFNSHYSSPSPPNNSQGFDHGQPHQHPPFIRPLMQHDKQSPRSTSPYQKGKGNGRCNHTMHNSYPNSMVQEEYDEKRALEESLALFELQERDSNSFPALPGHQSGRINLASPVNLWDKFRKEGRKSVSPIQRMNTPSPVAMFDGRGNFGGENIQGRFQDMSLHDNGRGDGQGAPNSGRNHFSRDNFHTNQQRENTATPHDYSPNAPKWHSSNSTLSTSGSNACHSAGNTPSPPSVPMMPGYNAGVPIGIPLYPMVIPLTDNLTGPVNASATASRDPNGYDLPLSDVSTMRYYYNLGIEYHHRLYLFQIQQWQQQQQQQSQQQHQQQQLPMQQSPDHPPCAMVSQTPHQQPAQQHVMQTSVTTHYSPEGPVSVGGNASEEEVDEGMQQRVCTSNGPTQSYYIESPIHQHIAQQQQQQQQQQPTLQPPPAPVNTFFNPHANPTGIQTEPYAHVNYHPAPPGNIGTYQYPVQGQWQPAFPYGSPVKVPTVAYGQSPPVTFIANTAPASAPALYIPATH